CGCCCCCGAAGATTACGAAGCCTGGTGCAGCGCCTACCTGTTCGCCGTGGATGGCTCCCCGGAAGACTGGTTCGAGGCCATTCAGGCAGAAGAAGAGCTGGATTACCTGGACGAACGCCTATTCCCCTTCATGATTCTCACCGGGGAAGCGGAAAAAGCCGCCCTGGAACACGGGGAAGAATGGCCCAGCGGCGAAGAAAAGGCGGAGCTGGAACAGAAGGCCATGGACGACCTGGGAGAGGCCGTGGCAGAAATTCACCGTTTCTGGCAAGCCAAGCGGGGCGGGGAAACCGTGCGCCGGGACGCCCCCAAGGTGGGCCGCAACGCCCCCTGCCCCTGCGGTAGCGGCAAAAAATACAAACAGTGCTGCGGCAAGCTAGATTAAGCCTCACCCCACCGAAAAAAGCCCGGGGCGCCCCGCGTCACCGGGCTTTTTTGTGCCCTTGAATCCAGGGACCGACGCAAGGCTGGCGGCCAGGGGACATCCAGCCAAGGGCCGGGGCGCCGGATGAAGGCGGCACGCTGACGCCGATCTCCTCCGGCAGCCCCCCAGCCTTCCCAGGCTTATTTCGCGCCTAGCCTATCCCATGTCCCAAGGAATTCCCTCCCGGGCCTCCTTCCCGCCTCAGGCGCCCTCTTCCCGGGCCGGTTCTGCCCGGGCGGAAAGCAGGCTGGCCAGAGCCACCAGGGCACCTCCCAGCCACTCCCGGGCCGCCAGACCCTCTCCCGCCAGAAACCAAGCCCCCAGGGCGGCAAACACCAGCTCCGTGAGCATAATCACAATGGCCCGGTTGGCGGGGGTCAAGGCCATGCCGTATTGCACCGCCCCATTGGCCAGGAGAATGGCCGCCCCCACTCCCAACACGCCCAACCCTAAGGCCGGCGTCAAAGGGGAAACGGTCCCGCCGGGGAAAAGCCCGGCGGGCAAGGCCAGGGCCCCCAGCCCAACCAGAAGCACCGCCGCAAACAAGGCCAGGCTGCGGTTCTGGACTGGCACCCGGGCCACCTTGCGACTTAATACGTTGGAGAGGGCAAAACAGAAACCACAACCCAAGCCCATCCACTCTTCCCAACGGGCGGGCCAGGGCCAGCCCAGCTCGGGGCGCCACAACATAACCACCGCCCCCGCCAGGGAGAGGGCCACTACTCCCCAACCGGCCCGGCTCAGCCGCTCCCCCAGCAACCAGCGGGACAGGCCCACGGTCCATAAGGGGGCTAGATAAAACAGCAGCATGACCCGCATCACCGGCCCGGACAGGGTGGCGAGCACATAGCCTGTATTGCACAGGGCACCGCTCAAAGCCATGGCGATGAGCCAGCCGCCCTGGCCCGAAGGACAGACAGGCCGGGCCAGCCCCCGGCCCCAGACGAGCAGGCCCAGCACCAGCGCCACGGCATAGGTGCCCACGGTGGCAGGCAGGCCGGGGA
This sequence is a window from Azospira inquinata. Protein-coding genes within it:
- a CDS encoding YecA/YgfB family protein, giving the protein MPTTSPLTDADLDQLEALLDDPSLDEAMRLDEIQGYLCGAFSGPSPIPAEQQLQEILGSDEAVASPVGQQLVPLLQRFAATQQAALDAGEAPLFLLYGEEEDAPEDYEAWCSAYLFAVDGSPEDWFEAIQAEEELDYLDERLFPFMILTGEAEKAALEHGEEWPSGEEKAELEQKAMDDLGEAVAEIHRFWQAKRGGETVRRDAPKVGRNAPCPCGSGKKYKQCCGKLD
- a CDS encoding DMT family transporter, translating into MANYKGPGLGAKAFPPTGALLLAAATWGVMWYPYRLLARAGLPGLPATVGTYAVALVLGLLVWGRGLARPVCPSGQGGWLIAMALSGALCNTGYVLATLSGPVMRVMLLFYLAPLWTVGLSRWLLGERLSRAGWGVVALSLAGAVVMLWRPELGWPWPARWEEWMGLGCGFCFALSNVLSRKVARVPVQNRSLALFAAVLLVGLGALALPAGLFPGGTVSPLTPALGLGVLGVGAAILLANGAVQYGMALTPANRAIVIMLTELVFAALGAWFLAGEGLAAREWLGGALVALASLLSARAEPAREEGA